The Deltaproteobacteria bacterium genomic interval CGGCTATTTCATTCCCCGCAGGGTCTGGTATCTCGGGAGCTGGATAGATCATAGCGGCTGGTATCCCGACTATACGTTGAGGTTATTTAAAAGGGATAGGGGGCGCTGGGCAGGAACCGATCCTCATGACAAGGTTGTTGTCGAGGGCACAACGTCCAGGTTAAAGGAAGATATCCATCACTTTACCTATAAGAATGTGACTGATCATATTAACACCATGAACAGGTTTACTGCTGTTGCAGCCGGTGAATATGAAAAGAAAGGAAAAAGGGCCGGTTTTTTCAATCTTGTATTGAGGCCGCCTTTCACCTTTTTTAAAAAATATATTCTTAAACAGGGTTTTCGTGATGGATTGCCCGGCTTTGTTATTGCCTTTTCTTCCGCCTATTACGTTTTTTTGAAATATGTCAAACTCTGGGAACTCAAAAACATAGAGCGCGTAAAAGAAACCGGTAAATGACAAGATTCAAAAGAATACTTATTCTTCAAACGGCCTTTCCCGGCGATATTGTACTTACCACCCCATTTTTCAGGAGTATAAAGACGCTTTTTCCTGACAGCCTTCTCACCGTCATTACAACACCTCAGGGCCGGGAACTTCTTCAGGGGATAAAAGAGGCCGATTCCCTCCTGTCTTATGATAAAAGAGGCAGCGATAAAGGTTTTTATAATTTTATAAAGCTTATTAAAAAGTTAAGAGGAGAAAAGTTTGATCTTTGTCTTTCGCCCCATCTTTCCTTAA includes:
- a CDS encoding glycosyltransferase family 2 protein, with the translated sequence MEKLSVTIITLNEEDNIRDALESVKWAHEIIVVDSGSTDSTVDICREYTDKVIYNPWPGMNGQKAFAKEQASCGWLLNIDADERVSPELEVKIKTMLEKGPEYDGYFIPRRVWYLGSWIDHSGWYPDYTLRLFKRDRGRWAGTDPHDKVVVEGTTSRLKEDIHHFTYKNVTDHINTMNRFTAVAAGEYEKKGKRAGFFNLVLRPPFTFFKKYILKQGFRDGLPGFVIAFSSAYYVFLKYVKLWELKNIERVKETGK